Proteins co-encoded in one Nicotiana sylvestris chromosome 7, ASM39365v2, whole genome shotgun sequence genomic window:
- the LOC138873214 gene encoding DNA repair protein RAD16-like has protein sequence MAERDAAVTTFTEDPECRILLMSLKAGGVALNLTVASHVRALFSFSVFLMDPWWNPAVELQAQDRIHRIGQHKPVKRVLHFLIVRFVIEDTIEERILELQEKRKLFFEGTVGGSSDALGKLTKSDLDFLFYRHF, from the exons ATGGCTGAAAGAGATGCTGCAGTTACCACATTTACTGAAGATCCAGAATGCAGGATACTTCTTATGAGCTTGAAAGCTGGAGGTGTTGCCCTCAATCTTACAGTTGCATCACATGTAAGGGCTCTATTTTCTTTCTCT GTTTTCTTGATGGATCCTTGGTGGAATCCTGCGGTGGAGCTGCAAGCACAAGATAGAATCCATCGAATAGGGCAACATAAACCAGTCAAGCGTGTTTTGCATTTCTT GATTGTGAGATTCGTAATTGAGGATACAATTGAAGAAAGGATCTTAGAGTTACAAGAGAAGAGGAAACTATTTTTTGAAGG GACTGTCGGTGGTTCTTCAGATGCCTTGGGAAAGCTAACAAAGTCAGACTTGGATTTCCTGTTTTATCGTCACTTTTAA
- the LOC104233399 gene encoding ATP-dependent helicase rhp16-like → MANREGEEPHANVKADEPELPERWVHVEQSCSLCKDTVEDPIVTSCTHVFCKTCLINFAESRGKLACPSCDKPLTFDSNANNDKGDSSSKPTVKGFRSSSILNKIQLDEFQTSTKIEALREEIRLVERDGSAKGIVFSQFTSFWI, encoded by the exons ATGGCAAACCGCGAAGGCGAGGAACCACACGCAAATGTGAAGGCTGACGAGCCTGAGCTTCCCGAACGCTGGGTCCATGTTGAACAATCGTGTAGCTTATGTAAAGATACGGTGGAAGATCCAATA GTTACTTCTTGCACACACGTGTTTTGCAAGACGTGTTTGATAAACTTTGCTGAAAGTAGGGGAAAACTGGCATGCCCTTCATGTGATAAACCCCTTACATTTGACTCCAATGCAAATAATGATAAGGGGGATTCTAGTTCTAAGCCTACTGTCAAAGGGTTTAGGTCCTCAAGTATATTGAACAAAATTCAGCTCGATGAATTCCAGACAAGCACTAAAATAGAAGCTTTG AGGGAAGAAATTAGGTTGGTTGAAAGAGACGGTTCTGCAAAAGGAATAGTTTTTAGCCAGTTCACGTCGTTTTGGATCTGA